The following proteins are encoded in a genomic region of Hippoglossus hippoglossus isolate fHipHip1 chromosome 3, fHipHip1.pri, whole genome shotgun sequence:
- the ist1 gene encoding IST1 homolog isoform X2, with the protein MLGGGFKAERLRVNLRLVINRLKLLEKKKTELAQKARKEIADYLSSGKDERARIRVEHIIREDYLVEAMEILELYCDLLLARFGLIQSMKELDPGLQEAVSTLIWAAPRLQAEVSELKIVSEQLCAKYSKEYGKLCRTNQIGTVNDRLMHKLSVEAPPKILVERYLIEIAKNYNVPYEPDAMVRPEVAPGEEADLIDVDNDKKFGGGGGFGGGGGGGGGGGGFAMPHAGAMPMGMPMGMPMPMPMPTAFNYPAPKGAEPFNAPVGTYDHFHHHMGGGQPPQLPNFPPTYESAVGPGPSSKPFDNNALPELPSVPDTLPTSSFGGNTTSSDDIDFDDLTRRFEELKKKT; encoded by the exons ATGCTGGGAGGAGGATTCAAAGCAGAGAGGCTGAGAGTGAACCTCCGGCTGGTCATCAACCGACTGAAACTCCTCGAGAAAAAGAAGA CTGAGCTCGCTCAAAAGGCAAGGAAGGAGATCGCCGATTACCTGTCATCAGGAAAAGATGAGCGGGCTCGGATCCGTGTGGAGCACATCATCAGAGAGGACTACCTGGTGGAAGCCATGGAGATCCTGGAACTGTACTGCGACCTGCTGCTGGCTCGCTTTGGCCTCATTCAATCAATGAA GGAACTGGATCCAGGCTTGCAGGAAGCAGTGTCCACACTCATCTGGGCAGCGCCTCGTCTTCAGGCAGAAGTGTCTGAACTAAAAATT GTGTCTGAACAGCTATGTGCAAAATATAGCAAGGAGTACGGCAAGCTGTGCAGGACAAACCAGATTGGCACAGTCAATGACAGG ctGATGCACAAACTGAGCGTAGAGGCCCCTCCCAAGATCTTGGTAGAGCGCTACCTGATTGAGATCGCCAAGAACTATAATGTGCCGTACGAACCTGACGCCATGGTCCGG CCTGAGGTGGCTCCTGGCGAGGAGGCAGACCTGATTGACGTGGACAATGACAAGAAGtttggaggtggaggagggtttggaggtggaggaggaggaggaggtggtggtggcggtTTCGCTATGCCTCATGCTGGTGCTATGCCTATGGGCATGCCTATGGGCATGCCGATGCCTATGCCAATGCCAACAGCTTTCAACTATCCAGCACCCAAAGGAGCC GAACCGTTTAATGCTCCAGTTGGAACCTATGACCACTTCCATCACCACATGGGAGGAGGGCAGCCCCCTCAGCTGCCCAATTTCCCCCCCACATACGAGTCC GCTGTAG GTCCTGGACCTTCATCTAAGCCATTTGACAACAACGCTCTCCCAGAACTCCCCTCTGTTCCAGACACACTCCCCACATCGTCCTTCGGCGGCAACACCACCAGCTCGGATGACATCGACTTTGATGATTTAACACGACGGtttgaggagctgaagaagaagactTAA
- the mphosph10 gene encoding U3 small nucleolar ribonucleoprotein protein MPP10, with protein MASGEMWSALEECVKTINDNTSQPEDFLSLQDGVAADFTSLTKTLYDLHKAQEPASFKGSLLTQLVVEDFDEEQIWQELELQNNAVLKHFKTVIDEAVSDETLTVLVEEEEEENGDEAEVETDDENVDDGEEEEEEKEKPRKQPRKKAVEAEANTDEDSDLDFDVDALEKREKRKKEIGKKGSQTKFVPSEIDDKFFKLSEMESFLDDMDKQEGKGDEDEDGVNYFRDLASDEDEDDLDLEEIISTKQQKKKTVKSSRNLKYKDFFDAVDSEPAKADEQSDGEDDSEDESPAKGEEPIDDEDDDSDGEEEGDDEDEGGSHLKPSSKKVAFNLPGDEDSEGEVVEDIFGGKSQNSAKSESKSSFEKRQDKMSEKIGELEKAALTAKPWQLSGEVTAQTRPENSMLEEHVEFEQTSRMAPSITEETTLQLEDIIKQRIKDQAFDDVVRKEKPKEKVFEYKKRLTLDHEKSKQSLAEIYEQEYLKQNQQKTEEKENPAHVDIQKLMDTLFLKLDALSNFHFTPKPPVPEVKVVSNLPSITMEEVAPVSASDATLLAPEEVKEKNKAGDVLGDVEKTSTDKKRERRQKKKVKRLKIMEKEKRQKLKEASKTGENKKLTKTEVTENLKKLTKGGKATILKDEGKDKALRSSQAFFSQLQDQVKSQIKGAKDQASKKKKKHKEVSVSKLKL; from the exons ATGGCGAGCGGAGAAATGTGGAGCGCGCTGGAGGAATGTGTGAAGACGATAAATGACAACACATCACAACCAGAGGATTTTCTCAG TCTTCAGGATGGAGTGGCTGCAGACTTTACCTCTCTCACTAAGACCCTGTATGACCTCCATAAAGCCCAGGAGCCTGCGAGTTTTAAAGGCAGCCTGTTGACACAGCTGGTGGTGGAAGACTTCGATGAAGAGCAGATCtggcaggagctggagctgcagaacaATGCTGTCCTGAAACACTTTAAAACGGTCATTGATGAGGCTGTGTCAGATGAGACTTTAACAGTGctggtagaggaggaggaggaagagaatgGTGATGAAGCAGAGGTTGAGactgatgatgaaaatgttgatgatggggaagaagaagaagaggagaaggagaaaccaCGCAAACAGCCAAGGAAAAAGGCCGTGGAGGCTGAGGCTAACACAGACGAGGACTCTGATTTAGATTTTGACGTGGATGCTCTTGAGAAGCGAGAGAAACGGAAGAAGGAGATCGGGAAGAAAGGCTCACAGACAAAATTTGTTCCTTCTGAGATTGATGATAAGTTCTTCAAGCTGTCCGAGATGGAGTCCTTTCTCGATGATATGGACAAGCAGGAGGGAAAGGGAGATGAGGACGAAGATGGCGTTAACTATTTCCGGGACCTGGCCtctgatgaggatgaggatgatctTGACCTAGAAGAAATAATTTCTACcaaacagcaaaagaaaaaaacg GTAAAGAGCTCCAGGAATCTCAAGTACAAGGACTTCTTTGATGCTGTGGATAGTGAACCAGCTAAAGCAGATGAGCAGTCAGATGGTGAGGACGACAGCGAGGATGAAAGCCCGGCGAAGGGTGAAGAACCAatagatgatgaagatgatgactCTGATGGTGAAGAGGAGGGTGACGATGA GGATGAAGGGGGAAGTCACCTCAAACCTTCCAGTAAGAAAGTGGCCTTTAACCTCCCTGGAGACGAGGACAGTGAAGGAGAAGTGGTGGAGGACATTTTTGGAGGAAAAAGTCAGAATTCAGCGAAATCTGAATCAAAGTCATCATTTGAGAAACGACAAGACAAG ATGTCAGAGAAGATTGGGGAGCTGGAGAAAGCAGCTCTTACAGCGAAGCCCTGGCAGTTGTCTGGAGAGGTGACGGCACAGACACGTCCCGAGAACAGCATGCTGGAGGAACATGTGGAGTTTGAGCAGACGTCCAGGATGG CTCCTAGTATCACAGAGGAAACCACACTACAGCTTGAGGACATCATTAAACAGAGAATTAAAGACCAG GCATTTGATGATGTGGTTCGCAAGGAGAAACCCAAAGAGAAGGTGTTTGAGTACAAGAAGAGACTAACATTGGACCACGAGAAGAGCAAGCAGAGTCTCGCAGAAATCTATGAGCAAGAATACCTCAAGCAGAATCAG caaaagacagaggagaaggagaaccCAGCCCACGTGGACATTCAGAAGCTTATGGACACACTCTTCCTAAAACTGGATGCTCTCTCCAACTTCCACTTCACACCTAAACCA CCTGTTCCTGAGGTCAAGGTGGTGTCTAACTTACCATCCATCACAATGGAGGAGGTGGCTCCAGTCAGTGCCAGTGATGCAACTCTGCTCGCACCAGAAGAAGTCAAG GAGAAGAACAAAGCAGGAGATGTACTGGGTGATGTTGAGAAGACATCGACAGACAAGAAGCGTGAGAGACGccagaagaagaaggtgaagcGTCTGAAGAtcatggagaaagaaaagagacagaaacttAAAGAGGCCAGTAAAACTGGAGAGAACAAAAAGCTAACAAAGACTGAAGTCACAGAAAACCTGAAGAAACTCACAAAAGGAGGCAAAGCCACAATACTCAAG GACGAGGGAAAGGACAAGGCTCTGAGGTCGTCTCAAGCCTTCTTCTCTCAGCTGCAGGACCAGGTGAAGAGTCAGATCAAAGGAGCAAAGGACCAGGcttcaaagaagaagaagaaacacaaagaggtcTCCGTCAGCAAACTCAAGTTATAA
- the mcee gene encoding methylmalonyl-CoA epimerase, mitochondrial, with amino-acid sequence MASAVLKVAVAGLSRCSRLPLLRAYSITSPLHQGVPSSLWKLGRLNHIAIAVPDMEKATALYRDVLGATVSAKVPLPEHGVYTVFVELGNTKLELLHPLGEKSPIAGFLQKNKSGGMHHICIEVDNINAAIADLKAKNIRTLSAEPRIGAHGKPVMFLHPKDCDGVLVELEEA; translated from the exons ATGGCGTCCGCCGTGCTGAAGGTTGCAG TGGCAGGTCTCTCCAGATGTTCCCGTCTCCCACTCCTGAGGGCTTATTCAATAACATCACCCCTCCACCAGGGCGTTCCCTCATCTCTGtggaagctggggaggctgaaCCACATCGCGATCGCTGTCCCTGACATGGAGAAGGCCACGGCTCTGTATCGGGACGTGCTCGGGGCCACGGTGAGTGCCAAGGTGCCCCTGCCTGAGCACGGCGTCTACACGGTGTTTGTGGAGCTCGGCAACACGAAGCTGGAGCTGCTCCATCCTCTGGGGGAGAAGAGCCCGATCGCTGGCTTCTTACAAAAGAACAAGTCTGGAGGGATGCACCACATTTGTATCGAG GTGGACAACATCAACGCTGCGATAGCCGACCTGAAAGCTAAGAACATCAGAACTCTGTCAGCAGAGCCCAGGATAGGTGCTCATGGGAAACCAGTGATGTTTCTTCATCCTAAAGACTGTGATGGCGTGCTGGTGGAGCTGGAAGAAGCGTGA
- the LOC117758759 gene encoding 60S acidic ribosomal protein P2-like isoform X1, translating to MRYVAAYLLAALGGNEHPESKDIKKILESVGIEADDACMTKVISELKGKNVNEVIASGYGKLASMPAGGAVAVASSAAAGSGGAAAPAAAAAAEEEEKKDESEASDDDMGFGLFD from the exons ATGCGTTACGTTGCTGCATACCTGCTCGCTGCCCTTGGAGGCAATGAACACCCTGAATCCAAGGACATCAAGAAGATCCTGGAAAGTGTTGGCATTGAGGCCGATGACGCATGCATGACCAAG GTCATTTCTGAGCTCAAGGGAAAGAATGTGAATGAGGTGATCGCATCAG GTTACGGTAAACTGGCCAGCATGCCAGCAGGTGGTGCCGTGGCTGTTGCCAGCTCTGCGGCTGCAGGCTCAGGTGGAGCCGCAGCCCCTGCTGCAG ctgctgctgctgaggaggaagagaagaaagatgaGTCGGAGGCGTCCGATGACGACATGGGATTCGGCCTGTTCGACTAA
- the LOC117758741 gene encoding ferritin, heavy subunit: MTSQVRQNFHQDCEAAINRQINLELYASYVYLSMGYFFDRDDQALHNFSKFFRDQSHEEREHAEKLMKQQNQRGGRIFLQDIRKPERDEWGSGIEALECALQLEKSVNQSLLELHKLCADHNDPHLCDFIETHYLDEQVKSIKELGDWVTNLRRMGAPSNGLAEYLFDKHTLGKESS; this comes from the exons ATGACTTCCCAAGTGAGACAGAACTTCCATCAGGACTGCGAGGCTGCAATCAACAGGCAGATCAACCTGGAGCTGTACGCCTCCTACGTCTACCTGTCTATG GGTTACTTCTTTGACCGGGATGACCAGGCATTGCACAACTTTTCTAAGTTCTTCCGTGATCAGTCACACGAGGAGCGTGAGCATGCTGAGAAGCTAATGAAACAACAGAACCAGAGGGGGGGGCGGATCTTCCTTCAAGATATCAGG AAACCAGAGAGAGACGAGTGGGGCAGTGGGATCGAGGCTCTTGAATGTGCcctgcagctggagaagagCGTGAACCAGTCACTACTGGAGCTGCACAAGCTCTGCGCTGATCACAACGACCCACAT CTGTGTGACTTCATCGAGACGCACTACCTGGACGAGCAGGTGAAGTCCATCAAAGAGCTGGGAGACTGGGTGACCAACCTGCGTCGCATGGGAGCTCCTAGCAATGGCTTGGCCGAATACTTGTTTGACAAACACACCCTGGGCAAAGAGAGCAGCTAA
- the LOC117758759 gene encoding 60S acidic ribosomal protein P2-like isoform X2, whose product MRYVAAYLLAALGGNEHPESKDIKKILESVGIEADDACMTKVISELKGKNVNEVIASGYGKLASMPAGGAVAVASSAAAGSGGAAAPAAAAEEEEKKDESEASDDDMGFGLFD is encoded by the exons ATGCGTTACGTTGCTGCATACCTGCTCGCTGCCCTTGGAGGCAATGAACACCCTGAATCCAAGGACATCAAGAAGATCCTGGAAAGTGTTGGCATTGAGGCCGATGACGCATGCATGACCAAG GTCATTTCTGAGCTCAAGGGAAAGAATGTGAATGAGGTGATCGCATCAG GTTACGGTAAACTGGCCAGCATGCCAGCAGGTGGTGCCGTGGCTGTTGCCAGCTCTGCGGCTGCAGGCTCAGGTGGAGCCGCAGCCCCTGCTGCAG ctgctgaggaggaagagaagaaagatgaGTCGGAGGCGTCCGATGACGACATGGGATTCGGCCTGTTCGACTAA
- the ist1 gene encoding IST1 homolog isoform X1 has product MLGGGFKAERLRVNLRLVINRLKLLEKKKTELAQKARKEIADYLSSGKDERARIRVEHIIREDYLVEAMEILELYCDLLLARFGLIQSMKELDPGLQEAVSTLIWAAPRLQAEVSELKIVSEQLCAKYSKEYGKLCRTNQIGTVNDRLMHKLSVEAPPKILVERYLIEIAKNYNVPYEPDAMVRPEVAPGEEADLIDVDNDKKFGGGGGFGGGGGGGGGGGGFAMPHAGAMPMGMPMGMPMPMPMPTAFNYPAPKGAEPFNAPVGTYDHFHHHMGGGQPPQLPNFPPTYESIDDLTDAPFVPSQAVGPGPSSKPFDNNALPELPSVPDTLPTSSFGGNTTSSDDIDFDDLTRRFEELKKKT; this is encoded by the exons ATGCTGGGAGGAGGATTCAAAGCAGAGAGGCTGAGAGTGAACCTCCGGCTGGTCATCAACCGACTGAAACTCCTCGAGAAAAAGAAGA CTGAGCTCGCTCAAAAGGCAAGGAAGGAGATCGCCGATTACCTGTCATCAGGAAAAGATGAGCGGGCTCGGATCCGTGTGGAGCACATCATCAGAGAGGACTACCTGGTGGAAGCCATGGAGATCCTGGAACTGTACTGCGACCTGCTGCTGGCTCGCTTTGGCCTCATTCAATCAATGAA GGAACTGGATCCAGGCTTGCAGGAAGCAGTGTCCACACTCATCTGGGCAGCGCCTCGTCTTCAGGCAGAAGTGTCTGAACTAAAAATT GTGTCTGAACAGCTATGTGCAAAATATAGCAAGGAGTACGGCAAGCTGTGCAGGACAAACCAGATTGGCACAGTCAATGACAGG ctGATGCACAAACTGAGCGTAGAGGCCCCTCCCAAGATCTTGGTAGAGCGCTACCTGATTGAGATCGCCAAGAACTATAATGTGCCGTACGAACCTGACGCCATGGTCCGG CCTGAGGTGGCTCCTGGCGAGGAGGCAGACCTGATTGACGTGGACAATGACAAGAAGtttggaggtggaggagggtttggaggtggaggaggaggaggaggtggtggtggcggtTTCGCTATGCCTCATGCTGGTGCTATGCCTATGGGCATGCCTATGGGCATGCCGATGCCTATGCCAATGCCAACAGCTTTCAACTATCCAGCACCCAAAGGAGCC GAACCGTTTAATGCTCCAGTTGGAACCTATGACCACTTCCATCACCACATGGGAGGAGGGCAGCCCCCTCAGCTGCCCAATTTCCCCCCCACATACGAGTCC attgatGACCTAACTGATGCGCCTTTTGTTCCTTCCCAGGCTGTAG GTCCTGGACCTTCATCTAAGCCATTTGACAACAACGCTCTCCCAGAACTCCCCTCTGTTCCAGACACACTCCCCACATCGTCCTTCGGCGGCAACACCACCAGCTCGGATGACATCGACTTTGATGATTTAACACGACGGtttgaggagctgaagaagaagactTAA